AACGTACGGCACACGGGATAAAGCTCCAACCTGTTACGGTCCCGCAACGCCCCGTTCACGCTAACGATCCGGCGAGGAAGGTCAGAGGATGTACCGCATCCGAATCTGTTGCCGATCTGCATCACCCGCGATCGTGAAGCGGGCGGCGGCGAAGTGCGGCGGACCGAAGCGGATCGGCGGATTGCGCGAAAATCCAAAGCCTTCGCGCGGGATGCCGGCAAAGGTGTCGAGCTTCGCATTGCCGTTTTCGTCGTGGATCACCGCGATCGCATAGCTGCCGCGCGGCAGGCCCGCGAACGACAGGCCGTGCGTGCCTGCGGGGATCGACCGCGTCACCGCATCGGCATCGTCGATGCAGGCCGGAAAATTGTCCGGATCCGCGGTCAGGCAGACGCGCAGCATGCCCTTGGCGGAGCGGACCTGCTCGACGCCGACGTCAAGCCGCGCGACCGGCGCCGCGCCGAGCAGCATCACCACCCCCGTCGCGAGGCCCAGCGTCGCCGCGACGCGCCGCTTTGGCATGCGCCCGCGCGAAATCGCCGAGACCGCGGTCGGTGCCGCACAGGCGATCCCAGAAGCGGAAGTAGAGACCATAATTGCACCCATATTGCTCATGGTGGCGCTGGTGGTGACTTGCGGTGATGAGCCAGCCCCCCAGCCGCCCATACCACAGGAATCGGGGGAAGATTTCCCAACCCATGTGATTGGTTACCCCCATAACCGTCATGACGGTAAGGACGAACCCCAAAGCGGCGACATGGATCGGAATTGCGAGGACCAGTAGCGGAATGGCCACAGCGCCGGTCACCGCCTCGATCGGATGGAAGGCCATCGCCGCCCAGGCGGTCGGCGGGCGGCTGTCGTGATGCACCGCATGCGCGATACGAAAGATGTCCGGTCGGTGCATCCAGCGATGCGTCCAATAGAACCACGTGTCGTGGAGGACGAGGTAGAGCAGCACCGAGACGGGCAGATACCAGAGCGGCCAGGCGTGGACGTCGGCATAGACGCGCGTCCAGCCGTGATGCTGCCACCCCCAGGCGAGGATGCCGGCGGGAATGCCGTAGATCGCGGCGGACGCGAGGCTCCAGCCCACCTCGCGCCGCATCTGCGCATCGAGCCCGCGGTAAAGGCCGGGATGACGCAGGCGCGTCGCGGCGGCGAATGCGCCGGAGACGAGCAGATACCGGACGCCGACGATCGCGGTCATCGCCAGGGCGGAGAGAAGCAGCAC
This portion of the Sphingomonas sp. FARSPH genome encodes:
- a CDS encoding DUF2141 domain-containing protein, with amino-acid sequence MPKRRVAATLGLATGVVMLLGAAPVARLDVGVEQVRSAKGMLRVCLTADPDNFPACIDDADAVTRSIPAGTHGLSFAGLPRGSYAIAVIHDENGNAKLDTFAGIPREGFGFSRNPPIRFGPPHFAAARFTIAGDADRQQIRMRYIL
- a CDS encoding sterol desaturase family protein — its product is MIVLLLSALAMTAIVGVRYLLVSGAFAAATRLRHPGLYRGLDAQMRREVGWSLASAAIYGIPAGILAWGWQHHGWTRVYADVHAWPLWYLPVSVLLYLVLHDTWFYWTHRWMHRPDIFRIAHAVHHDSRPPTAWAAMAFHPIEAVTGAVAIPLLVLAIPIHVAALGFVLTVMTVMGVTNHMGWEIFPRFLWYGRLGGWLITASHHQRHHEQYGCNYGLYFRFWDRLCGTDRGLGDFARAHAKAARRGDAGPRDGGGDAARRGAGRAA